In one Nostoc sp. KVJ3 genomic region, the following are encoded:
- a CDS encoding HlyD family secretion protein: MGANTFNGRNGHKTPVLEKQVIPDSETLEIVTAETSATAEAPIVTPEIEKEVSPKRKRPTGLILAALGVGAIAAGTFGYHYWQYASTHQETDNATVAGNIHEVSSRIPGTVSEVLVNDNQLVQPGQLLVKLDPRDYESKVQQAAAALENARGQAQAAQANIALTSQTTTGKTTQAQGDVSGAVAAISTAQAAVQEAQAGIPAAQAQVRLAQAGIPAAQAQVAQANANLEKARTDYNRYNELYKTGAIPRQQLDTAKATYDVATAQKNAAIQGVEQAQAKLASAKVGVTQAQSQLAQAQENVTNAQAKLAASKGGLQQATAGGQDTTVKRSQYEAAKAAIAQSEASLKDAQLQLSYVNVTAPSAGRVGRKNVEIGNRVQSGTPLMAIVDNDYWVVANFKETQLEKMRPGEPVEIKLDSFPHHTFIGRVDSLSPASGAQFALLPPDNATGNFTKVVQRIPVKVIFDQKSIQGYESRITPGMSAEVAVEVK, encoded by the coding sequence ATGGGTGCTAATACTTTTAACGGACGCAACGGCCACAAAACCCCAGTTTTAGAAAAACAAGTGATTCCTGATTCAGAGACTTTAGAAATTGTTACCGCAGAAACATCCGCAACAGCAGAAGCACCGATTGTAACTCCTGAGATCGAGAAAGAAGTTTCACCGAAGCGGAAAAGACCGACTGGTTTAATTTTGGCAGCATTAGGTGTGGGTGCGATCGCCGCAGGTACTTTTGGTTATCACTATTGGCAATACGCCTCCACCCACCAGGAAACAGATAATGCCACAGTTGCGGGAAATATTCACGAAGTTAGTAGCCGCATTCCTGGAACAGTGAGTGAGGTGCTTGTGAATGATAACCAACTGGTGCAACCGGGACAATTGTTAGTCAAGTTAGATCCACGCGACTATGAAAGTAAGGTACAACAAGCAGCAGCAGCCCTAGAAAATGCTCGTGGACAGGCCCAAGCCGCCCAAGCAAATATTGCTTTAACTTCACAAACTACCACTGGGAAGACAACCCAAGCACAGGGGGATGTTAGCGGTGCTGTAGCAGCAATTTCTACAGCCCAAGCAGCAGTACAAGAAGCCCAAGCGGGGATACCAGCAGCCCAAGCTCAAGTTAGACTAGCCCAAGCGGGCATACCAGCAGCCCAAGCGCAGGTAGCCCAAGCAAATGCGAATTTGGAAAAAGCTCGAACAGATTACAATCGCTACAACGAGTTGTATAAAACAGGAGCGATTCCTCGTCAGCAGCTAGACACAGCCAAGGCTACTTATGATGTAGCGACGGCACAAAAAAATGCTGCCATTCAGGGAGTAGAACAAGCCCAAGCCAAGTTAGCCTCCGCCAAAGTTGGTGTCACCCAAGCCCAATCTCAACTAGCACAAGCGCAAGAAAATGTCACCAACGCCCAAGCTAAATTAGCGGCATCTAAGGGAGGATTGCAACAAGCGACTGCTGGCGGACAAGATACAACAGTCAAACGCAGTCAATACGAAGCAGCAAAAGCAGCGATCGCGCAATCTGAAGCATCGCTTAAAGATGCACAATTGCAACTATCCTACGTCAACGTTACCGCTCCCAGTGCTGGACGAGTCGGTAGGAAAAACGTGGAAATTGGCAACAGAGTCCAATCGGGAACACCATTAATGGCGATCGTGGATAACGACTATTGGGTAGTTGCAAACTTTAAAGAAACTCAATTAGAAAAGATGCGCCCAGGAGAGCCGGTAGAAATCAAACTAGATTCTTTCCCTCATCACACCTTTATTGGTCGTGTTGACAGTCTTTCGCCAGCTTCCGGCGCTCAGTTTGCTTTATTGCCACCGGATAACGCCACAGGGAACTTTACCAAAGTTGTCCAACGCATTCCTGTCAAAGTAATTTTTGACCAAAAGAGCATTCAAGGGTATGAATCGCGGATTACTCCGGGGATGTCTGCGGAAGTTGCTGTGGAAGTTAAGTAG
- a CDS encoding MFS transporter has protein sequence MKKTLLPALRSKNYRLFFAGQSVSLIGTWMTQLATIWLVYDLTNSPLMLGVVGFSSQIPSFFLAPFGGVFVDRFSRYRTLIGTQVLAMIQSLTLAVLALTGVIEVWHIIALSLCQGFINALDAPARQAFVPELVERREDLANAIAINSTTINGARLIGPAIGGLLIASVGTGYCFLIDGLSYIAVIAALLAMKVKPWQYSVTDGNPLQKVKEGFVYAFSFPPIRSILLLSALVSLMGLQNTILVPVIAEQILKGGAETLGFLMAASGVGALTGGIYLATRQTILGIGNLIALAPAILGTGLIAFSLSKFLPFSLFTMLFVGLGTILQIAASNTFLQTIVEDDKRGRLMSLYTMSFLGMIPVGNLLGGVLASHIGATNTLIIDGIACILGSIVFSRQLPNLRQIMRPIYEKKGIVIINKD, from the coding sequence ATGAAAAAAACGTTACTACCTGCCTTGCGGTCAAAAAACTACCGTCTGTTTTTTGCCGGACAAAGTGTTTCCCTAATTGGGACATGGATGACGCAACTGGCGACGATTTGGCTAGTTTATGACTTGACAAATTCCCCATTAATGCTAGGAGTTGTCGGATTTTCGAGTCAAATTCCTAGCTTTTTTCTAGCTCCCTTTGGTGGAGTATTTGTAGACCGATTTTCTCGATATCGTACCTTAATTGGTACACAAGTCTTGGCGATGATTCAATCGTTAACGTTAGCAGTGCTGGCGCTGACTGGTGTAATTGAGGTATGGCACATCATCGCTTTGAGCTTGTGTCAAGGATTTATTAACGCCTTAGATGCGCCAGCCCGCCAAGCATTTGTGCCAGAACTGGTTGAACGCAGAGAAGATTTGGCTAATGCGATCGCTATCAATTCTACCACGATCAACGGTGCGCGGTTAATTGGCCCTGCGATCGGGGGTTTATTAATAGCTAGTGTTGGAACTGGCTATTGTTTTTTAATAGATGGTTTGAGTTATATTGCTGTCATCGCCGCTTTATTGGCAATGAAAGTTAAACCGTGGCAATATTCGGTAACTGACGGTAATCCCTTGCAAAAAGTTAAAGAGGGATTTGTATATGCCTTTAGCTTTCCACCCATTCGCTCGATTTTATTGCTATCAGCTTTAGTCAGCCTGATGGGACTGCAAAATACTATTTTAGTACCAGTTATTGCAGAACAAATTCTCAAAGGTGGTGCAGAAACCTTGGGGTTTTTGATGGCCGCGTCTGGAGTTGGAGCCTTAACTGGTGGTATTTATCTAGCTACACGCCAAACAATCTTAGGAATTGGTAACTTGATAGCCTTAGCTCCAGCAATTTTAGGAACTGGTCTAATTGCCTTTTCTTTGTCTAAATTTTTACCATTTTCCTTATTTACAATGTTATTTGTGGGCTTAGGGACAATTCTTCAAATTGCTGCTAGCAATACATTTTTACAAACAATAGTTGAAGATGACAAACGTGGACGATTAATGAGCTTATACACAATGTCATTTTTGGGGATGATTCCCGTGGGTAATTTATTAGGTGGTGTATTAGCGAGTCATATCGGTGCTACTAACACTTTAATTATTGATGGTATAGCTTGTATTTTAGGCTCTATAGTTTTTAGCAGACAGTTGCCTAATTTAAGGCAAATCATGCGTCCAATTTATGAAAAAAAGGGCATTGTAATAATTAATAAAGATTAG
- a CDS encoding DHA2 family efflux MFS transporter permease subunit — protein sequence MANTGVIRQQGQNSAVPPERVPLRTWIGVLASMLGAFMAVLDIQITNASLQDIQASLGATLEEGSWISTAYLVAEIVVIPLTGWLSRVFSLQRYLLVNTALFIFFSICCAWSWDLNSMILFRALQGFSGGVLIPTAMTVVLTTLPQSKQSVGLAAFGFSAVFAPSIGPTIGGWLTENFGWEYNFYINVIPGVLMLAGVWYGIKQELPQMNLLKEGDWWGIMAMAIGLGSLQVVLEEGSRKDWFSSALIVRLSIVAAIFIALFFLIELTRKKPFINLRLLLRRNFGLASIVNVSLGVGLYGSIYVLPLYLAQIQKYNALQIGEVLIWAGIPQLFIIPLIPRLMKRIDVRLMVAIGVTLFSISAFMNSGMTNETGLEQLRWSQFVRAMGQPLIMVPLSSIATAGLSPKEAGSASGLFNMMRNMGGSIGIASLATLLTNREQFHSNRLGDGISLYNPETQQRIDQMTQYFISKGADLSTAKNEAIAAISNIVRREAYVMAFNDCFYFIGIALLLSGIAILFLKKVKPSGGAVAH from the coding sequence ATGGCTAATACGGGTGTAATTCGTCAGCAAGGGCAAAACTCTGCTGTACCACCAGAACGTGTACCGCTAAGAACCTGGATTGGTGTATTAGCAAGTATGCTTGGTGCATTTATGGCGGTATTAGATATTCAAATAACTAATGCTTCGCTGCAAGATATTCAAGCAAGTTTAGGAGCAACTTTAGAAGAAGGTTCTTGGATTTCTACAGCGTATCTCGTAGCAGAAATTGTGGTAATTCCTCTAACAGGATGGCTATCACGGGTATTTTCTCTACAGCGTTATCTGTTAGTAAATACAGCCCTATTTATTTTCTTTTCGATCTGCTGTGCTTGGTCATGGGATCTCAATTCCATGATTTTATTTCGCGCCTTACAAGGTTTTAGTGGGGGAGTATTAATTCCCACCGCCATGACAGTTGTATTAACGACCTTACCGCAATCTAAGCAATCAGTTGGATTGGCTGCATTTGGCTTTAGTGCAGTTTTTGCCCCTTCAATTGGCCCGACAATAGGAGGTTGGTTAACAGAAAACTTCGGTTGGGAATATAACTTTTATATAAATGTAATTCCAGGGGTATTAATGCTAGCCGGCGTTTGGTATGGAATTAAGCAAGAACTACCCCAAATGAATTTACTGAAAGAAGGCGATTGGTGGGGAATTATGGCGATGGCTATTGGGTTAGGTTCCCTGCAAGTTGTTTTAGAAGAAGGTAGCCGCAAAGATTGGTTTAGTTCAGCTTTGATTGTGCGTTTAAGTATAGTAGCAGCAATTTTTATAGCGCTATTCTTTTTAATAGAATTAACTCGTAAAAAACCATTTATTAATTTGCGACTTTTACTTCGGCGTAACTTCGGTTTAGCCAGTATTGTTAATGTCTCGCTAGGCGTAGGATTGTATGGCTCAATTTATGTTTTACCATTATATCTTGCTCAAATTCAAAAATATAATGCGCTGCAAATTGGTGAAGTGTTGATTTGGGCTGGAATTCCGCAGTTATTTATTATTCCTTTAATACCTAGATTGATGAAACGCATTGATGTGCGTTTAATGGTGGCTATCGGTGTAACTTTGTTTTCCATCAGTGCATTTATGAACTCTGGAATGACTAATGAAACTGGATTAGAACAGCTACGATGGTCGCAATTTGTGCGAGCAATGGGACAACCCCTAATTATGGTACCACTTAGTTCTATTGCCACTGCTGGGTTGAGTCCGAAAGAAGCAGGTTCAGCTAGTGGGTTATTTAATATGATGCGGAATATGGGCGGTTCTATAGGAATTGCATCTTTAGCAACTTTATTAACTAACAGAGAGCAATTTCACTCCAATAGATTAGGTGATGGAATATCTTTATATAATCCAGAAACTCAACAGCGAATTGACCAAATGACACAGTATTTTATTAGCAAAGGAGCAGATTTAAGTACAGCTAAAAATGAAGCGATCGCAGCTATATCTAATATAGTCCGCCGGGAAGCTTATGTAATGGCTTTTAACGATTGTTTCTACTTTATTGGCATTGCTTTGTTACTCAGTGGCATTGCCATTTTATTTTTGAAAAAGGTGAAGCCAAGTGGTGGTGCTGTCGCACATTAA
- a CDS encoding Uma2 family endonuclease, with product MTFLSALTLPDHTQLPDSDGTFVKNLQEHPQSILITDSIKPVLEQYHPNGQYCIGQDSGIYWRLTDPPEKGAEAPDWFYIPNVPPTLNGKMRRSYVLWKEYIAPLIALEFVSGDGSEERDNTPPSQGEGGNVGKFWVYEQAIRVPYYGIYEVAKAQIEVYHLIDNTYQLMKPNERGHYPIAPLGVELGIWQGFYQNAELPWLRWWDAQGNLLLTGEERAQVERQRAETERRKRLLITEKLRLLSVEQLNALGIDPEMLD from the coding sequence GTGACTTTCCTATCGGCATTAACTTTACCCGATCACACCCAGCTACCAGACTCAGATGGTACATTTGTGAAAAATCTTCAGGAGCATCCCCAAAGCATTTTAATTACAGATTCAATTAAACCAGTTCTAGAACAATACCATCCTAACGGTCAATATTGTATTGGACAAGATTCCGGTATCTACTGGCGATTAACAGATCCTCCTGAGAAAGGTGCTGAAGCACCCGATTGGTTTTATATACCAAATGTACCGCCTACTCTCAATGGTAAAATGCGGCGTTCTTATGTGTTGTGGAAGGAGTACATCGCGCCGTTAATTGCGCTGGAATTCGTCTCTGGAGATGGTTCTGAAGAACGAGATAACACGCCGCCATCTCAAGGGGAGGGTGGAAATGTTGGTAAATTTTGGGTTTATGAGCAAGCGATTCGAGTCCCTTATTATGGGATTTATGAAGTAGCAAAAGCCCAGATTGAGGTTTATCATCTAATCGATAATACCTACCAATTGATGAAACCTAATGAACGCGGACATTACCCAATTGCTCCTTTAGGGGTAGAGTTGGGAATTTGGCAGGGATTTTATCAGAATGCAGAGTTACCTTGGTTACGCTGGTGGGATGCACAAGGAAATTTACTGCTAACTGGTGAAGAACGGGCCCAAGTTGAGCGACAAAGGGCTGAAACTGAACGACGGAAGCGGCTCTTAATTACAGAGAAATTGCGATTGCTCTCTGTTGAACAACTCAATGCTTTAGGAATTGACCCAGAAATGTTAGATTAG
- a CDS encoding tetratricopeptide repeat protein produces MLRRLIVIVTAAILSSNSLTLAADSQKPKPPDQFPPNPLEITTPDPLLPRLPKDKQPLTLEEQQNLEPALDALNREAAAKLQGGDQVTAFEIWNRELRLRRFLGSLAEVQALSRVGAIAWNQNNGDEVKYITQRLQAIQKQAESQKKTAQVDLELWRSLGQAYQNVRSSKEALEAYNQVLLVVRQQKDTVALVEILKTIGELDLSWFDYPKAAPVYEELLGLATSQGDAVNEVTYLQRLAYIYEQTKQPQQSLNVLNKLVEIYVSENNLTGIPELKLAIAANYESLAKKDPNLLLEAFKNYQEAYTTAWQLNEYVRAGDALQKLIALYHSQGQIDEALQVSQILVQTQEQSANFYGMMEAYDQIGQLYLERKDFPQALTAFKKGLELAQKLKHEEAYFNGQIEKISKAKL; encoded by the coding sequence ATGCTCAGGCGCTTAATTGTAATTGTGACTGCCGCTATCCTCTCTAGCAACTCCTTGACGCTGGCGGCAGATAGTCAAAAGCCCAAACCACCAGATCAATTTCCTCCTAATCCCCTAGAAATTACTACACCCGATCCACTGCTACCACGTTTGCCCAAAGATAAACAGCCATTAACTCTCGAAGAACAGCAAAATTTAGAACCAGCGCTGGATGCCTTAAATCGAGAAGCAGCGGCGAAATTGCAAGGAGGGGATCAGGTGACAGCCTTTGAAATTTGGAACCGGGAACTTCGCTTGCGGCGGTTTTTAGGTTCATTAGCAGAGGTGCAAGCATTATCACGAGTTGGGGCGATCGCCTGGAACCAAAATAATGGAGATGAAGTAAAGTATATTACGCAGCGATTGCAAGCAATTCAAAAGCAAGCAGAATCCCAGAAAAAAACTGCCCAAGTCGATCTAGAATTGTGGCGATCGCTAGGTCAAGCTTACCAAAATGTGCGATCGTCTAAAGAAGCTCTAGAAGCTTACAACCAAGTTTTGTTAGTGGTACGACAGCAGAAGGATACAGTAGCACTGGTAGAAATCCTTAAGACAATTGGGGAACTAGATTTGAGTTGGTTTGATTATCCCAAAGCTGCCCCAGTCTACGAGGAATTGTTGGGTTTAGCTACTTCTCAAGGTGACGCTGTAAACGAGGTAACATATCTGCAACGGCTAGCTTACATTTACGAGCAAACAAAACAACCGCAGCAATCATTGAATGTACTTAATAAACTGGTAGAAATTTACGTTAGTGAAAATAATCTGACTGGGATACCAGAATTAAAGCTAGCGATCGCTGCAAATTACGAATCTCTAGCCAAGAAAGATCCTAACTTATTGCTAGAAGCTTTTAAAAATTATCAAGAAGCTTATACTACTGCTTGGCAATTAAACGAATACGTTCGGGCTGGTGACGCTTTACAGAAGTTAATTGCGCTGTACCATTCTCAAGGACAAATAGATGAGGCTTTGCAGGTTAGCCAAATTCTCGTGCAGACACAGGAGCAGTCTGCCAACTTTTACGGGATGATGGAAGCTTATGACCAAATTGGGCAGTTATATCTAGAACGGAAAGATTTTCCTCAAGCACTAACAGCTTTTAAAAAAGGGTTAGAATTAGCGCAAAAACTCAAACATGAAGAAGCATATTTTAATGGACAAATTGAAAAAATCTCGAAAGCAAAGTTGTAG
- a CDS encoding YihY/virulence factor BrkB family protein produces MPQPRFFRFFRHLNWRTLKKTFARTIERRLLGLASEIAYNAMLSLFPAILALITAIGLLAESLQATFKQLALQLSQVLPDEALILIRDFATTEITNSKNSGLFSLSFVLAIWTASGAVSTAMTALDQIHQIPSEKIRPFWKAKIVSLGLTVGTMLLLVLASFLVFTSDWLLAMVVRENGSLIFLLHLWKLLRWPLALSIVAIAFGFVYRYGPSAWNPGTPMMPGAILAAVFWAILSALFRLYVANFGNYNKVYGAVGAVIVLMLWLSMSAAVLLIGDQLNVTVGEDMRPKAQLQPNENIHL; encoded by the coding sequence ATGCCACAGCCTCGTTTTTTTCGCTTCTTTCGCCACCTTAATTGGCGCACGCTCAAAAAAACTTTTGCGAGGACAATCGAAAGACGACTTTTAGGACTTGCCTCGGAAATCGCTTACAATGCCATGTTATCGCTGTTTCCAGCAATTCTGGCTCTGATTACAGCCATTGGCTTATTAGCAGAATCTTTGCAAGCCACCTTTAAACAATTAGCGCTTCAACTCAGTCAAGTTCTACCTGACGAAGCCTTAATTCTAATTCGTGATTTTGCTACCACAGAGATTACCAACTCCAAAAACAGCGGTTTATTTTCTCTAAGCTTTGTATTAGCAATTTGGACTGCTTCAGGGGCGGTGAGTACCGCAATGACAGCCCTCGATCAAATCCATCAAATTCCTTCCGAAAAGATCCGTCCTTTTTGGAAAGCCAAGATTGTCTCTCTAGGATTAACAGTCGGGACTATGTTGCTTTTAGTGTTGGCTTCTTTTTTGGTGTTTACTAGCGACTGGCTTTTGGCTATGGTAGTGCGCGAAAATGGTTCCCTGATCTTTTTGTTGCATCTTTGGAAGCTGTTACGCTGGCCTTTAGCTTTAAGTATTGTTGCGATCGCCTTTGGCTTTGTCTATCGTTATGGGCCAAGTGCGTGGAATCCAGGCACGCCAATGATGCCTGGAGCAATTTTAGCAGCTGTTTTTTGGGCAATATTGTCTGCCCTATTTCGGCTTTATGTGGCGAATTTTGGCAATTATAATAAAGTATATGGTGCTGTAGGAGCCGTGATAGTTTTAATGCTCTGGCTGTCAATGAGCGCTGCTGTTTTGTTAATCGGCGATCAGTTGAACGTGACAGTCGGTGAAGATATGCGCCCAAAAGCGCAGTTACAACCTAACGAAAATATTCATTTGTAA
- a CDS encoding DUF4112 domain-containing protein → MPDSPARFSMIEPDAKAPTLKRLRQLSRLLDNAITIPGTKIGFGLDPIIGLLPIGGDFLGVMFSSYIILEAARLGVSRATLGKMVFNVIVDGLVGAVPVLGDLFDFAWTANSYNIKLLEEYLKFPSEQRSADRWFIVALLIGLLLISIILVALPVILIRILWNAVTGG, encoded by the coding sequence ATGCCAGATTCTCCTGCTCGATTTTCAATGATTGAACCTGATGCCAAAGCACCCACCCTGAAGCGCTTGCGTCAGTTAAGTCGGCTGCTAGATAATGCGATTACCATTCCTGGTACAAAAATTGGTTTTGGTCTAGATCCAATTATCGGACTGCTACCTATTGGTGGTGATTTTTTGGGAGTCATGTTTTCTAGCTATATCATCCTAGAAGCAGCGCGCTTGGGTGTATCTAGAGCCACTTTAGGCAAAATGGTTTTTAATGTGATCGTTGATGGCTTGGTAGGTGCTGTCCCCGTTTTAGGAGACCTTTTTGATTTTGCCTGGACAGCTAACAGTTACAATATCAAGCTCTTGGAAGAATATTTAAAGTTTCCTAGCGAGCAAAGGAGTGCAGATAGGTGGTTTATCGTTGCCCTCTTGATTGGATTGTTACTAATTTCCATTATTTTAGTAGCATTACCGGTGATATTAATTAGAATTCTGTGGAATGCTGTAACAGGCGGCTAA
- a CDS encoding alpha/beta fold hydrolase produces MKDWWQATFPKGRQNLIITDAKGYPVQIAYGEKGRGKPLILLHGMGSWSYNWRHSIAPLSKHFRVICFDAKGFGFSEKPFFRREHNGHQVIEFQRIIQALCDEPPVIVAESLGGLVALALAQQHPQLIGQLVVVNVPVFTENLPHWAMWLLAQTPLEVIQTIDSLRLAYLFAPLLREIMAIERRGVLFDPSILTQEDVYWITYPFIEFPGTIAKVAEELQIAAREIENWQENKPNMLTQIQNNLSAIKCPTLVLWGDQDSWFPASHGEKLHQHIPNSKFQILSNCYHDASTGAFKELNAAILQFLRDT; encoded by the coding sequence ATGAAAGATTGGTGGCAAGCCACCTTCCCTAAAGGGCGGCAAAATTTAATTATTACTGATGCTAAAGGGTATCCGGTACAAATTGCTTATGGCGAAAAAGGCAGAGGTAAGCCGCTCATTTTATTACATGGTATGGGTAGTTGGAGCTATAATTGGCGACACAGTATAGCTCCATTGTCTAAACATTTTCGGGTAATTTGTTTTGATGCTAAAGGTTTTGGTTTTTCCGAAAAACCATTTTTTCGTAGAGAACACAACGGTCATCAAGTTATTGAATTTCAAAGAATTATTCAGGCATTATGTGATGAACCACCAGTGATTGTAGCTGAATCTCTGGGGGGATTAGTCGCCCTTGCTCTTGCTCAACAACATCCGCAGTTAATTGGACAGCTTGTAGTCGTAAATGTACCTGTTTTTACCGAAAATCTACCCCATTGGGCTATGTGGTTACTTGCCCAAACACCACTAGAAGTAATACAAACAATTGACTCCTTACGTCTGGCATATTTGTTTGCACCTCTATTGAGAGAAATTATGGCAATAGAAAGACGTGGGGTATTATTTGATCCGTCAATTTTGACACAAGAAGATGTCTATTGGATAACTTACCCGTTTATTGAATTTCCTGGTACGATCGCTAAAGTCGCCGAAGAGTTACAAATAGCAGCGCGAGAAATTGAGAATTGGCAAGAAAATAAGCCAAATATGCTTACCCAAATTCAAAATAATCTAAGTGCAATTAAGTGTCCTACCCTAGTTTTGTGGGGAGATCAAGATAGTTGGTTTCCTGCTAGTCATGGTGAAAAATTACATCAGCATATCCCTAATTCTAAATTCCAAATTTTGTCTAACTGCTATCACGATGCTTCAACTGGTGCTTTTAAGGAATTGAATGCAGCGATTCTTCAGTTTTTACGGGATACTTGA
- a CDS encoding pentapeptide repeat-containing protein → MALDFSGQNLRGRNFKGRQDLAGANFSYADIRGANFTNVNLTRANFSYAKAGLQRRWAIGAALVTVLLVLSALSKSLIVALLIAPLVVISVAMVASRYNWAVALTANLVLTIAGSIALILALIISVVLTGNVSIFDVVLAGVVPLVLAFLGFIYLAIVGSRGAIISTARARVEAGIVSFSIAIADECLKTAIINTGGTSFRMADLTDANFIAATLKNTNFGSANVTHTCWLQAQKLDFARVGSTYLEKPQVRELVITGQGQDKNFEGLSLRGVNLQAANLADASFIGADLSEANFQDADLSRAKLKQTQLDGTNLTGATLTGAFIEDWGITNTTKLHGVRCEYVFMRLPTKEDPDPLRKPDNKQEVFADGDFADFIKPIFDTLDLYHNQGVDPRAVAIAFKNLAENHPEAELEIVAMEKRGDDKILLRAKTAAGSDKSQLSAEYFDDYNQLKALSQSQQLLLVEKDKRIISLENMVDTALKQPKFYTQGDTNMSDISGINIQGSSNVSGIAGNNSIANLGTISGNVSIALNQLPDATGAEKPGIKELLSQLQDAIIQSTYLSEEDKAEALEQVKTLAEAGKTPQESTNQKTAKTAITMLKGIFTGLPAIASLIESTNKLLPAISKLFGLG, encoded by the coding sequence ATGGCTTTAGACTTCTCCGGTCAAAATCTCCGAGGACGCAACTTCAAAGGTAGACAAGACCTTGCGGGTGCAAACTTTAGCTATGCCGACATCCGAGGGGCAAACTTCACTAACGTTAATTTGACAAGGGCAAACTTCAGCTACGCCAAGGCTGGGCTACAACGCCGTTGGGCAATTGGTGCAGCATTAGTAACAGTCTTATTGGTTTTATCCGCACTATCAAAATCTTTAATTGTGGCTTTACTCATAGCTCCACTGGTAGTTATCAGCGTAGCTATGGTTGCTTCTAGGTATAACTGGGCTGTTGCTCTGACTGCAAATCTGGTTTTAACTATAGCTGGTTCTATAGCTTTGATTTTGGCTTTGATTATCTCAGTAGTTTTAACTGGTAATGTATCTATATTTGATGTTGTTTTAGCTGGTGTTGTGCCACTTGTTTTAGCGTTTTTGGGGTTTATATACTTAGCTATAGTTGGCTCTAGAGGCGCAATTATATCTACAGCTAGAGCTAGGGTTGAAGCTGGTATAGTTTCTTTTTCCATAGCAATAGCTGACGAGTGTTTAAAGACTGCCATTATCAACACGGGTGGTACAAGTTTTCGCATGGCTGATCTAACAGATGCTAATTTTATTGCAGCGACGCTGAAAAATACTAATTTTGGATCTGCTAATGTAACTCATACTTGCTGGTTACAAGCTCAAAAACTTGATTTTGCTCGTGTTGGTTCAACTTATCTTGAAAAACCACAAGTGCGTGAGCTAGTAATTACAGGACAAGGACAAGACAAAAACTTTGAAGGTCTATCACTGCGAGGTGTCAACCTACAAGCAGCTAACCTAGCAGATGCTAGCTTTATCGGTGCTGACCTCAGTGAAGCTAACTTCCAAGATGCCGATTTGTCAAGAGCAAAGCTGAAGCAAACCCAACTAGACGGAACCAATTTAACAGGTGCAACACTCACCGGCGCATTCATTGAAGATTGGGGCATTACAAATACAACTAAATTGCATGGTGTGAGGTGTGAATATGTCTTCATGCGCTTACCCACCAAAGAAGACCCCGATCCTCTCCGCAAACCTGATAATAAACAAGAGGTATTTGCAGACGGCGATTTTGCCGACTTTATCAAACCAATTTTTGACACCCTCGACCTTTATCATAATCAAGGCGTTGACCCCCGCGCCGTTGCGATCGCCTTCAAAAACCTCGCCGAAAACCATCCCGAAGCTGAGTTAGAAATCGTGGCAATGGAGAAACGCGGCGATGATAAAATCTTGCTCAGAGCCAAAACCGCCGCAGGTAGCGATAAATCTCAACTCAGTGCAGAATATTTTGATGATTATAATCAACTCAAAGCTTTATCGCAGAGTCAGCAATTATTGCTGGTAGAAAAAGATAAGCGCATTATTAGTTTAGAAAATATGGTAGATACTGCTCTCAAGCAGCCGAAATTTTATACTCAAGGAGATACAAATATGTCAGATATCAGCGGCATCAATATTCAAGGTAGCAGTAATGTTAGCGGTATCGCTGGCAATAATTCTATTGCTAATCTAGGAACCATTAGCGGTAATGTGAGTATTGCCCTCAATCAGTTACCTGATGCAACCGGTGCCGAGAAACCAGGAATCAAAGAATTATTGTCGCAGTTGCAAGATGCAATCATCCAGTCCACATATTTGTCAGAAGAAGACAAAGCCGAAGCACTAGAACAGGTGAAGACTTTAGCCGAAGCGGGTAAAACTCCTCAAGAATCGACTAATCAGAAAACTGCGAAAACAGCAATCACTATGTTGAAAGGGATATTTACAGGCTTACCTGCGATCGCATCTTTGATTGAATCGACTAATAAATTATTACCTGCGATTTCTAAATTATTCGGTTTGGGATAA